One window from the genome of Anopheles merus strain MAF chromosome 3R, AmerM5.1, whole genome shotgun sequence encodes:
- the LOC121596695 gene encoding low molecular weight phosphotyrosine protein phosphatase 1, with protein MKVLFVCIGNSCRSPMAESVLKSMASEHGLTDWYVDSAALREWNVGRGPEERALAVLAEHGLTSDHVGRLIGADDFRQFDYVFGMDESNVADLLHRAPVDGRAKIELLGNYRGKELDRIIIDPYFEHGIHGFRRCFDQIMICCANFIKTHGRTGQ; from the exons ATGAAAGTCCTCTTCGTTTGCATCG GCAACTCGTGCCGTTCGCCGATGGCCGAAAGTGTGCTGAAAAGTATGGCGTCCGAGCACGGGCTCACCGACTGGTACGTGGACAGTGCGGCACTGCGCGAGTGGAACGTGGGCCGCGGGCCGGAAGAGCGGGCGCTGGCCGTGCTGGCCGAGCACGGGCTCACCTCCGACCATGTCGGCCGGCTGATCGGGGCGGACGATTTCCGTCAGTTCGATTACGTCTTCGGCATGGACGAGTCGAACGTGGCCGACCTGCTGCACCGGGCGCCGGTTGACGGGCGGGCGAAAATAGAGCTGCTCGGGAACTACCGGGGCAAAGAGCTGGACCGCATTATCATCGATCCGTACTTT GAACACGGCATACATGGGTTCCGGCGGTGCTTCGACCAGATCATGATTTGCTGCgccaatttcatcaaaaccCACGGACGTACGGGGCAGTGA